The following proteins are co-located in the Solanum pennellii chromosome 1, SPENNV200 genome:
- the LOC107008509 gene encoding AMSH-like ubiquitin thioesterase 3 isoform X2, whose amino-acid sequence MRRPATMNIDAMARKVDVDNRIPLRNYYRIANNLLRQASIHRGEKNIIDLYIILLRYSSLVTETIPSHRDYQALHPKERALSKKMLLTVLDELEGLKPEFQRQFQAIGEVQVTAQPYQVNNLENHRYRPVGNSLGQPSTSNKASSYYDNQWAITNAPSSTWKQNNEYSHISSPSSIDKQFQKLSFNFSVPKQETLSRHSFFGPNGLRGQWPGPSSEIKVNYPVHDDLAPNEIWSLNPVEDRPLVSKDTSLIVDKSSMESVLSLDDGRWLHPTEDSNFQFLDNVRSDNIPLSNLRQPSPPPVLAQLQQEFRPISPSKVADPRPGPAKCIQDVPSSSNSFQHLHVPVRLMEDFLRLARENTKKNLETCGVLAGSLKNRVFHITTLIVPKQESTSDSCQTLNEEEIFDVQDKRSLFPLGWIHTHPSQTCFMSSVDLHTHYSYQIMLPEAIAIVMAPTDTASPHGIFHLSDPAGVSVIRKCQQRGFHPHEEPEDGSPIYEHCSHVYMNANMKFDIVDLR is encoded by the exons ATGAGGCGGCCAGCGACCATGAATATCGACGCCATGGCGCGGAAAGTCGACGTCGACAATCGAATTCCTCTTCGCAATTACTACAGGATCGCCAATAATCTCCTCCGACag GCTAGTATTCATCGTGGAGAGAAGAATATCATAGACTTGTATATAATACTTCTGAGATATTCAAG TTTGGTTACTGAAACAATACCCTCTCATCGAGATTACCAGGCTTTGCATCCTAAAGAAAGAGCATTATCCAAAAAG ATGCTGTTAACTGTGCTAGATGAACTAGAGGGCTTAAAACCTGAATTCCAGCGCCAGTTTCAAGCAATCGGTGAAGTTCAAGTAACAGCTCAGCCTTACCAAGTCAATAATTTGGAGAACCATCGATATAGACCAGTTGGGAATTCTTTAGGACAACCTTCTACCAGCAATAAAGCATCTTCATATTATGATAATCAATGG GCCATAACAAATGCACCTTCATCTACATGGAAACAGAACAACGAATATTCTCATATTTCATCCCCAAGTTCAATTGACAAGCAATTCCAGAAGCT ATCTTTCAATTTTTCTGTTCCAAAGCAAGAAACGTTATCAAGGCACTCTTTCTTTGGCCCCAATGGTCTTCGTGGTCAATGGCCAGGACCTAGTTCTGAGATAAAG GTTAATTACCCAGTACATGATGATCTAGCTCCAAATGAGATTTGGAG CCTTAATCCAGTTGAAGATAGACCTTTGGTGTCCAAGGACACTAGCTTGATAGTGGATAAGTCTTCTATGGAATCGGTTCTTTCTTTGGATGATGGGCGATGGTTACATCCTACTGAGGATTCCAATTTTCAATTTCTTGACAATGTGCGGAGTGATAACATTCCTTTGAGTAACTTAAGGCAACCTTCGCCTCCTCCAGTTTTGGCACAACTACAACAGGAGTTTCGTCCTATATCTCCGTCCAAAGTTGCAGATCCAAGACCTGGGCCCGCTAAGTGCATTCAGGATGTACCGTCTAGTTCAAATTCTTTTCAACATTTGCATGTT CCAGTGAGACTGATGGAAGATTTCTTGAGGTTAGCTcgagaaaatacaaaaaagaattTAGAAACTTGTGGAGTTCTTGCTGGTTCACTG AAAAACCGTGTTTTTCACATCACTACTCTTATAGTTCCAAAGCAGGAGTCAACTTCAGATTCA TGCCAGACATTAAATGAAGAGGAGATTTTTGATGTTCAAGACAAGCGCTCTCTCTTTCCTCTTGGTTGGATCCAT ACACATCCATCACAAACATGTTTTATGTCATCAGTTGATCTGCATACTCATTATTCTTATCAG ATTATGTTGCCGGAAGCAATTGCAATTGTGATGGCTCCTACAGACACAGCCAG CCCTCATGGCATATTCCACTTGTCTGATCCTGCTGGTGTATCTGTTATTCGGAAATGTCAACAACGTGGTTTTCATCCTCACGAGGAGCCCGAGGATGGAAGTCCAATATATGAACACTGTTCTCATGTCTACATGAATGCAAACATGAAGTTTGATATTGTAGACCTTCGGTAA
- the LOC107008509 gene encoding AMSH-like ubiquitin thioesterase 3 isoform X1 translates to MRRPATMNIDAMARKVDVDNRIPLRNYYRIANNLLRQASIHRGEKNIIDLYIILLRYSSLVTETIPSHRDYQALHPKERALSKKMLLTVLDELEGLKPEFQRQFQAIGEVQVTAQPYQVNNLENHRYRPVGNSLGQPSTSNKASSYYDNQWAITNAPSSTWKQNNEYSHISSPSSIDKQFQKLSFNFSVPKQETLSRHSFFGPNGLRGQWPGPSSEIKVNYPVHDDLAPNEIWSLNPVEDRPLVSKDTSLIVDKSSMESVLSLDDGRWLHPTEDSNFQFLDNVRSDNIPLSNLRQPSPPPVLAQLQQEFRPISPSKVADPRPGPAKCIQDVPSSSNSFQHLHVPVRLMEDFLRLARENTKKNLETCGVLAGSLKNRVFHITTLIVPKQESTSDSCQTLNEEEIFDVQDKRSLFPLGWIHVSNTHPSQTCFMSSVDLHTHYSYQIMLPEAIAIVMAPTDTASPHGIFHLSDPAGVSVIRKCQQRGFHPHEEPEDGSPIYEHCSHVYMNANMKFDIVDLR, encoded by the exons ATGAGGCGGCCAGCGACCATGAATATCGACGCCATGGCGCGGAAAGTCGACGTCGACAATCGAATTCCTCTTCGCAATTACTACAGGATCGCCAATAATCTCCTCCGACag GCTAGTATTCATCGTGGAGAGAAGAATATCATAGACTTGTATATAATACTTCTGAGATATTCAAG TTTGGTTACTGAAACAATACCCTCTCATCGAGATTACCAGGCTTTGCATCCTAAAGAAAGAGCATTATCCAAAAAG ATGCTGTTAACTGTGCTAGATGAACTAGAGGGCTTAAAACCTGAATTCCAGCGCCAGTTTCAAGCAATCGGTGAAGTTCAAGTAACAGCTCAGCCTTACCAAGTCAATAATTTGGAGAACCATCGATATAGACCAGTTGGGAATTCTTTAGGACAACCTTCTACCAGCAATAAAGCATCTTCATATTATGATAATCAATGG GCCATAACAAATGCACCTTCATCTACATGGAAACAGAACAACGAATATTCTCATATTTCATCCCCAAGTTCAATTGACAAGCAATTCCAGAAGCT ATCTTTCAATTTTTCTGTTCCAAAGCAAGAAACGTTATCAAGGCACTCTTTCTTTGGCCCCAATGGTCTTCGTGGTCAATGGCCAGGACCTAGTTCTGAGATAAAG GTTAATTACCCAGTACATGATGATCTAGCTCCAAATGAGATTTGGAG CCTTAATCCAGTTGAAGATAGACCTTTGGTGTCCAAGGACACTAGCTTGATAGTGGATAAGTCTTCTATGGAATCGGTTCTTTCTTTGGATGATGGGCGATGGTTACATCCTACTGAGGATTCCAATTTTCAATTTCTTGACAATGTGCGGAGTGATAACATTCCTTTGAGTAACTTAAGGCAACCTTCGCCTCCTCCAGTTTTGGCACAACTACAACAGGAGTTTCGTCCTATATCTCCGTCCAAAGTTGCAGATCCAAGACCTGGGCCCGCTAAGTGCATTCAGGATGTACCGTCTAGTTCAAATTCTTTTCAACATTTGCATGTT CCAGTGAGACTGATGGAAGATTTCTTGAGGTTAGCTcgagaaaatacaaaaaagaattTAGAAACTTGTGGAGTTCTTGCTGGTTCACTG AAAAACCGTGTTTTTCACATCACTACTCTTATAGTTCCAAAGCAGGAGTCAACTTCAGATTCA TGCCAGACATTAAATGAAGAGGAGATTTTTGATGTTCAAGACAAGCGCTCTCTCTTTCCTCTTGGTTGGATCCATGTAAGTAAT ACACATCCATCACAAACATGTTTTATGTCATCAGTTGATCTGCATACTCATTATTCTTATCAG ATTATGTTGCCGGAAGCAATTGCAATTGTGATGGCTCCTACAGACACAGCCAG CCCTCATGGCATATTCCACTTGTCTGATCCTGCTGGTGTATCTGTTATTCGGAAATGTCAACAACGTGGTTTTCATCCTCACGAGGAGCCCGAGGATGGAAGTCCAATATATGAACACTGTTCTCATGTCTACATGAATGCAAACATGAAGTTTGATATTGTAGACCTTCGGTAA